GCAGCACACTGGCAGGGCAGTCACATTTGGCGCCGTGCATAATACATTGATCCGGCTGGAAGAGAAGGGTTTTGTAAGCTCTGAGCTGGGCGGGGCCACTACTGAACGCGGCGGGCGGCGGAAGCGACTTTTCAAGGTAACTAACCTGGGAAGCAATGCACTCAGAGATATTCAGCAGCTCCGCAACAAACTCTGGCAAATGATGCCGGACCATGCGCTAAATATGAGCGGGATATGAGCACTCCAAAACCTCCGAGGTGGGCCAGGTTACTGCTCCGGCAGCTGCATCCCGACAATACGATCGAGGAAGTGGAAGGTGATCTGGACGAATTATTTGAACACTGGTACAGGCGCGCCGGCAAAACGCAGGCAACCCTCCGCTATATCCATAATGTGATTTCAGTGCTGCCGCCTTTCGTCAAACGCAGGCAAAGCAAGACAACATACCACCAACCTTTTTTCTTAAATCCCGATATGATCAAGAACTACATCAAAATCGCGTGGCGTAATATTGTCCGTCAAAAAGCTTATTCAGCGCTCAATATCGCGGGGCTGTCTATCGGGATGGCATGCAGCATTCTGATTTTGCTTTGGGTGCGGAATGAACTGAGCTATGACAGATTCCACGCGAACGCCGATCAGCTTTTCAGGCTCACCTGCAACGCCGGTGATTTCCGGGCGGCCGTAACCCCGGCGGGAATGGCCAGCGGATTGCAGGCGCAAATGCCCCAGATCGAAGCTTCGGTCAGGACCAGTAAATCCGTTACCAGCCTTTTTGAAGCAGGCGAAAAGAAGTTTGAGGAGAAACGCGTGTTGTTCGTTGACTCCAATTTTCTGCAGATATTTTCCTTCCCGCTTTTAAAAGGCGAGATACGCACTGCGCTGAGCAACCCGGGCAAGCTGTTGATTACGGAGGAAATGGCCAAGAAATATTATGGAACCCAGGACCCGATCGGTAAGGTGATCCGCAGAAATAATCAGGAAAACTTTACTATAGCCGGCGTTCTGGCGAACACGCCTTCCAATTCGCACCTGCAGTTCGATTTCCTTATCCCTATGTCGACGCTGGCGCGTTACGATAACGATTTGAAGACAGGAACGTGGGGGAACTTTAACTTTTACACCTATTTCAAAATCAATAAAAATACGAACACAACTACCGCCGGTTTAAATGCACTGGGCGAGCAGATCTATAAACTTTACAAAGCGCACGGGCAGGTCATGAAAGTTGACTTTCACCTGCAACCGTTGACAGCCATTCATTTGCATTCCGATTTACAGATCGATGTGCCCGGACACGGCAACATGCAGTATGTCAATATCTTTTTCGTGGTCGCCATCTTCATCCTGGCAGTTGCGTGTATCAACTTTATGAACCTCGCCACAGCCCGGTCGGAGCGGCGGGCGAAGGAAGTAGGGCTGCGCAAAGTGGTAGGCGCCGGTCGCTACCAGCTTATTGCGCAGTTTCTTGGAGAATCATTGATCTTTTCTTTCCTGTCCCTTTTCATCGCGGTCGGGATTGTGTACCTGCTGCTGCCGGTCTTCGAAATGTTAACGGAAAAAGCGCTGAATATTCAGTTGCTTGATGGAAGATTGCTGTTGAGCCTGGCTGGCATTGCGGTGCTTACCGGCCTGATATCAGGCAGTTATCCTGCATTATTTCTTTCGGGATTCGCTCCTGTGAAAGTATTGAAAGGGAAACTGAGGATGGCAGGGGCAAACCTCTATTTCAGGAACGGGCTGGTTGTCACGCAGTTTGTCGTCGCTATTGTTTTACTCGTTGGTACTGCGATCGTTTACAAACAACTGAATTTCATCAAAGACCGAAACCTCGGTTTCGACAAATCCAACCTGCTGTATCTTCCCATGACAGGCGAACTGTGGGGAAAAAAGCAGGCGCTCAAAACGGCATTGGCGCAAAGTCCGCTCACGGAAAATTTCTCGATCATTTCGGACCTGCCCACGGCATTGACATCCGGTACTGTTGATCTCGAGTGGGACGGGCAGGTGACCAAAAACGAAGTGGTCGTGCCTTCCATGGATGTGGACGAGAATTTTGTCAGCGTTTTCAAAACAACCTTGCTCGCAGGGCGCGGCTTTTCCCGTGAATTTTCAGGCGACAGCTCCAGCTACGTGATCAACGAAAAAGCCATGCAGATCATGGGAATGAATGTCAACAACGCAGTTGGGAAAAGCATTACTTTCAGTGAAAGCCGTGGGACTATCGTAGGGGTGGTGAAAAATTTTCACTTCAAATCACTTCAATATGCGGTTGAGCCGCTCATACTACGGCTCAACAGGTGGGGAGGCGTGGTGATCGTGCGGACGCAGGGCGGTACCAACGAAGCCACCATTACCAAGCTGGGAGAGATCAACCGCCAGCTTAATCCTGCTTATCCATTTACATACGGTTTTCTTGATAAAGACCTGGATAACCTGTACCGGAGCGAGCAGCAAATGGGGAATATCTTTAACCTCTTCGCTGGTTTGGCCATTTTTATATCCTGCCTCGGGCTTTACGGTTTGTCAGCATTCATGGCCGAGCAGCGTAAAAAAGAGATAGGTGTGCGAAAGGTGCTGGGCGCGACCGTGGCAGGCGTCGTAACATTGCTTTCCCGCGATTTCTTGAAATTAATCGCAATAGCCATTGTGCTCGCTTCGCCTATCGCCTGGTACGCCATGGACAGGTGGCTTGCGGATTTTGCATATCAAACTACGATCGACTGGTGGATATTTGCCTTAGCGGGCCTGACAGCTGCCGCAATAGCCTTGCTTACAGTAAGTTTCCAAAGTATCAAAGCTGCATTGATGAACCCCGTGAAAAGCTTGCAAAGCGAGTGATGCAGTGCCGGCGGCTTACCGGTAAGGCACCATTTTACATTGCAGTTTGAATTTGGACAAAGGCGGTTTCCTGAGCTCTTCCAGTATCGAGAGCCAGCCGACTTGTTCTATGATATAGGCGGAATTGGTGGTTCCGTAAGGGTCGAATTTTGTCAGGTCGATTTCCCGGGTATAGTTGAAAACGTTCTTTTGCAGCTTGTCGATTTTTAACTCTACGTTGTCATACCCGAAACCGAGGCCGTTGTCGTGACCATTGATAATGATCCGGTCGTACTTCGTCTTATCCGCAAATTTCCAGGTTCCTTCAAATGACTGGTAACCTTCGACCATGACCATCATGCTGTCGTTGCTTTCAAAATGGAACATCAGATCGGCGACGTAGAACTTCATATTACCCGAGGTGTTGGAAACGCCGCGTTTGTAATATTGGATCGTATCAGAAGCCGTGATAATATTTACCTCATCATTCATCCAGAAATAGGTGCTGCCCTGGCTGTAATCGTACAGGTTTTCGTGGTCTTCGATCAGCAGGTCTGCCAGGTCCTGGCCGATGAACTCGCCTGTGCCTGTTACCACCGATTTTTGTTCAAAACTAAACTTCTCACCTTTGAGCGAAGTAAACAGCGGCGCGTAGCTGGTACTGGCGCACCACCGGTTCAGGTCGGTGACTTTGATAGCGAGCGCGTATTTCCTTCCCGCCATTTTAGCGGCAACGTCGACAAGCAGTTTGCGCGGGTCGCCCTCGTCGCTTTTCTGCCAGAGCCGGTTTTGGTTTACAGCCGGACATTCGGGCGTGCCGATGCGCAGATCCCCATTGTTACGGGAAGTTTCGTCGTTGTGAGACTCGATCTCGATTTTTTGTATCTGATAGTTCTTTGTCGCTGTCGTGCCGGAAATAAAGGGAGACCCGTCGATAGACCTGATCGTCAGCTTCCCGCCGGTGTTTACCTGCCAGCCCAGCGACGATTCCTTACCGATTTGAAGACCTTCGAATTTGACATCAATATTACCCCTGGCAGTGCATTGCCAGCCGTTCCTGCCACATTGAGACTGCTCTACAATGGCGAATAAAAACCAATCCTTACAGCCCCAGCAGCCATCAGACGACCCCACGACAATGACATTCGCTTCGTTATCGACGGTACGGCTCGTTTGCTCCATGCTGACACTCGCAGAGTCCCAGTCCAGTTTCAAAACTTCCACTTTTTGCTTGCCGTTACCAGAACCCGGATCAGGCGTTGGTCCATCTTCTTTTGAACCAAACGGACAACCTGCGAGCATTACGGCGAGGGCAAGAATAGAAATACGGGATAGTAGAGGTAGTATCTTCATACAGAACGGAAAGAGTAGGGTTTTTAGAGGAACTTTGGGTTTGCTAATTTAGTAAAAGTCAATATTAATCCACAAGTGAACCCTTCGTTTTCAACAGGTTCCGAATGCAAAAAAAAATGTCAGTAACGTAGCCAATAGTCACCTCCTGTTTATTCGGCGTAGTATAAGAAGCTGGTTTTTTTTGAATAAATAAGTTATCAATGAAATTTTCGCATTTTCTCGCCGGGCTGCTATTCTTGCCTGCATCTGTTGTTTTGGTAAATGCGCAGCCGCAGCCTGCCAAACTGCCACGCCCGAAACTGGTCGTCGGCATTGTGGTAGATCAGATGCGCTATGATTACCTCTACCGCTATTATGATAAGTACAAGGAAGGCGGTTTCAGACGGATGCTGCGGGAAGGATTCAATTGCCGCGACCACCATTACCATTATGCCAACACCTCCACCGGCCCGGGGCATGCGTCTGTTTACACAGGTTCCGCTCCTGCGATACACGGTATCCTGGCGAATGATTGGTATGTGCCTGCTTTAAACAAAAATATCAATTGTGTCGCCGATAGTATCGTATCGGGTGTTGGGACAACAAAAGCCGGGAAAGGTTCGCCCCGCAATCTGCTGGTTACCACTATCACCGACCAGCTGCGGATCGCCAATAATTTCAGGTCAAAAACAATCAGTATTGCACTGAAAGACCGTTCGGCGGTATTACCCGGCGGTCATACTTCGAATGGAAGTTACTGGTATGACGGGGATACGGGGAATTGGGTAACAAGCACTTTCTACATGGAGAAAGTGCCTGACTGGGTAACGGCATTCAATGCGCGGAAGCTTCCGGCCACTTATCTTTCAAAAGGCTGGCAGCCGATGTTGCCGCTGAGCGAATATACCGAGAGCACCACGGACGATCAGCGGTATGAGGAAGGATTGGAAGGCAATAATAAACCCGTATTTCCTTACAAGCTATCAACATCCGAACCTGATCTGGTGGGCTCAACGCCCTGGGGAAATACGCTCACCAGGGAAATGGCAATGGCCGCGGTACAGGCGGAGAAGCTTGGCAAAGGAGCATTTACCGACTTCCTCGCCCTGAGCTTCTCCGCACCTGACGGAGTAGGGCATAAGTTCGGTCCCAATTCCGTTGAGCAGCAGGATCTTTACCTGAGGCTGGATGCCGAGCTGGCCGGGCTGTTTGAATTTCTGGATAACTGGACAGGAAAGGGAAATTACACCGTGTTCCTTACGGCTGACCATGGTGTTATGGACGTGCCTGAGTTTCTTGCTGCGAATAAAATGCCCGGTTCGCGTTATCAGTCCGGGGATATTCAGCGAAAAATAAAAGAACGGCTGGCGGCGGAATTTGGCGGCGAACATTTCATCAAAGCGATCTCGTCCTGGCAGATTTATCTGGATAAAAAACGGATGATAGAAAAGAATGTGTCCGTTACGGCGGTGCAGGAAGTGATCCGGGAGGTCATCGCCGATTTACCGGAAGTTGCGAATGTTGTCAATTTGCGCAACCTGCATCAGGAAACACTTACTGAGTATCAGAAACAGTTATATCTCAACGATTTTAATCCGAAACGGAGCGGCGATCTGCTGCTCATTTTTCAGCCGGGCTGGATAGGCAGGGGGAATCATGGCACTACTCATGGTACGCCTT
This Dyadobacter sp. UC 10 DNA region includes the following protein-coding sequences:
- the pafA gene encoding alkaline phosphatase PafA, with translation MKFSHFLAGLLFLPASVVLVNAQPQPAKLPRPKLVVGIVVDQMRYDYLYRYYDKYKEGGFRRMLREGFNCRDHHYHYANTSTGPGHASVYTGSAPAIHGILANDWYVPALNKNINCVADSIVSGVGTTKAGKGSPRNLLVTTITDQLRIANNFRSKTISIALKDRSAVLPGGHTSNGSYWYDGDTGNWVTSTFYMEKVPDWVTAFNARKLPATYLSKGWQPMLPLSEYTESTTDDQRYEEGLEGNNKPVFPYKLSTSEPDLVGSTPWGNTLTREMAMAAVQAEKLGKGAFTDFLALSFSAPDGVGHKFGPNSVEQQDLYLRLDAELAGLFEFLDNWTGKGNYTVFLTADHGVMDVPEFLAANKMPGSRYQSGDIQRKIKERLAAEFGGEHFIKAISSWQIYLDKKRMIEKNVSVTAVQEVIREVIADLPEVANVVNLRNLHQETLTEYQKQLYLNDFNPKRSGDLLLIFQPGWIGRGNHGTTHGTPYNYDTHVPFVLFGWGVKPGETFNRTHISDIAPTIAALLHILPPSGSIGKIVGEALK
- a CDS encoding ABC transporter permease produces the protein MSTPKPPRWARLLLRQLHPDNTIEEVEGDLDELFEHWYRRAGKTQATLRYIHNVISVLPPFVKRRQSKTTYHQPFFLNPDMIKNYIKIAWRNIVRQKAYSALNIAGLSIGMACSILILLWVRNELSYDRFHANADQLFRLTCNAGDFRAAVTPAGMASGLQAQMPQIEASVRTSKSVTSLFEAGEKKFEEKRVLFVDSNFLQIFSFPLLKGEIRTALSNPGKLLITEEMAKKYYGTQDPIGKVIRRNNQENFTIAGVLANTPSNSHLQFDFLIPMSTLARYDNDLKTGTWGNFNFYTYFKINKNTNTTTAGLNALGEQIYKLYKAHGQVMKVDFHLQPLTAIHLHSDLQIDVPGHGNMQYVNIFFVVAIFILAVACINFMNLATARSERRAKEVGLRKVVGAGRYQLIAQFLGESLIFSFLSLFIAVGIVYLLLPVFEMLTEKALNIQLLDGRLLLSLAGIAVLTGLISGSYPALFLSGFAPVKVLKGKLRMAGANLYFRNGLVVTQFVVAIVLLVGTAIVYKQLNFIKDRNLGFDKSNLLYLPMTGELWGKKQALKTALAQSPLTENFSIISDLPTALTSGTVDLEWDGQVTKNEVVVPSMDVDENFVSVFKTTLLAGRGFSREFSGDSSSYVINEKAMQIMGMNVNNAVGKSITFSESRGTIVGVVKNFHFKSLQYAVEPLILRLNRWGGVVIVRTQGGTNEATITKLGEINRQLNPAYPFTYGFLDKDLDNLYRSEQQMGNIFNLFAGLAIFISCLGLYGLSAFMAEQRKKEIGVRKVLGATVAGVVTLLSRDFLKLIAIAIVLASPIAWYAMDRWLADFAYQTTIDWWIFALAGLTAAAIALLTVSFQSIKAALMNPVKSLQSE
- a CDS encoding PadR family transcriptional regulator gives rise to the protein MRRTYLGEFEELVLMMIAILDGQAYGVTVSQEIEQHTGRAVTFGAVHNTLIRLEEKGFVSSELGGATTERGGRRKRLFKVTNLGSNALRDIQQLRNKLWQMMPDHALNMSGI